One Miscanthus floridulus cultivar M001 chromosome 11, ASM1932011v1, whole genome shotgun sequence DNA window includes the following coding sequences:
- the LOC136494651 gene encoding E3 ubiquitin-protein ligase PUB23-like, producing the protein MEEEPQPQVEVEVPCYFLCPISLSIMRDPVTLPTGITYDRDGIERWLLTAATCPLTKQPVPADCDPTPNHTLRRLIQSWCALDAADGVDRVHTPKPRADRAAVAALVSRIHAAATATAGSSTPPPQPQHQQLLAALRELRDVAAESDRNRKLVAAVPGAVDVLAAVFAASAKAKSSEGTASAVRDEALEVISSLQVPEQCLRRVAETNEALVSALVSALQRSSSASRARAALLLERVTAAMPPSRLVSLAEQVFREAVQLLRDRPAVSWPATKAALHVLVRTAAWGRNRVKAVDAGAVPVLVDMLFDDGAERRACELVLAALDRLCGCAEGRADLVAHAAGVAAVGRRALRVSEVATDKAVRVLRSVARHAATAAVVQEMAQAGVVATLCLVAQSEQYADRTRERARETLRLHARAWRTSPCLHHHLQAVYPC; encoded by the coding sequence ATGGAGGAGGAGCCGCAGCcgcaggtggaggtggaggtgcccTGCTACTTCCTGTGCCCCATCTCGCTGTCCATCATGCGGGACCCCGTGACGCTCCCCACCGGCATCACCTACGACCGCGACGGCATCGAGCGCTGGCTCCTCACCGCCGCCACCTGCCCGCTCACCAAGCAGCCCGTGCCGGCGGACTGCGACCCCACGCCCAACCACACGCTGCGCCGCCTCATCCAGTCCTGGTGCGCACTCGACGCCGCCGACGGCGTCGACCGCGTCCACACGCCCAAGCCCCGCGCCgaccgcgccgccgtcgccgcgctgGTCTCGAGgatccacgccgccgccaccgccaccgccgggtcatcgacgccgccgccgcagccgcagcaccagcagctcctcgcgGCGCTGCGCGAGCTCAGGGACGTGGCGGCCGAGAGCGACCGCAACCGGAAGCTCGTCGCCGCCGTGCCCGGCGCGGTGGACGTCCTGGCCGCGGTGTTCGCGGCGTCCGCCAAAGCCAAGTCGTCGGAAGGAACAGCCTCCGCCGTCCGCGACGAGGCGCTCGAGGTCATCTCGTCGCTGCAGGTCCCGGAGCAGTGCCTGCGCCGCGTTGCCGAGACGAACGAGGCGCTGGTCTCCGCGCTTGTCTCCGCGCTGCAGCGGTCCAGCTCCGCGTCCAGGGCGCGCGCGGCGCTGCTCCTGGAGCGCGTCACGGCCGCCATGCCGCCCAGCAGGCTGGTGTCCCTCGCGGAGCAGGTGTTCAGGGAGGCCGTGCAGCTGCTCCGCGACAGGCCGGCCGTCTCCTGGCCCGCGACCAAGGCGGCGCTGCACGTGCTCGTGCGCACGGCGGCGTGGGGACGCAACCGCGTCAAGGCGGTGGACGCCGGCGCGGTGCCCGTGCTCGTCGACATGCTCTTCGACGACGGGGCGGAGCGCCGCGCGTGCGAGCTCGTCCTGGCGGCGCTGGACCGCCTGTGCGGGTGCGCGGAGGGGCGCGCCGACCTGGTGGCGCACGCCGCGGGGGTGGCGGCCGTGGGCAGGAGGGCGCTCAGGGTGTCGGAGGTTGCCACGGACAAGGCGGTGAGGGTGCTGAGGTCCGTGGCGAGGcacgcggccacggcggcggtggtgcaGGAGATGGCGCAGGCCGGCGTCGTGGCGACGCTGTGCTTGGTGGCGCAGTCGGAGCAGTACGCCGACAGGACGAGGGAGCGGGCGCGCGAGACGCTCCGGCTGCATGCGAGGGCGTGGCGGACCTCGCCGTGCTTGCATCACCACCTCCAGGCCGTGTACCCTtgctag